The following coding sequences lie in one Treponema sp. OMZ 790 genomic window:
- the aspS gene encoding aspartate--tRNA ligase, protein MQRTVTCGGLNKDFAGKTVVLNGWIHRKRDHGGITFLNLRDRYGLTQVVVDDDASEELKALAVSLKQEFCIAVEGLVRLRPDSMINREMATGEIEVKALKIEVLSKSEVLPFQIDEKTNANEDLRLKYRYLDLRSKSMQEHIILRSKFAFAVREFLTSKEFLEIETPTFIKSTPEGARDYLVPSRLYPGKFYALPQSPQIYKQILMVSGFDKYFQIARCYRDEDARGDRQPEFTQIDIEMSFASREDVLTLTEGMMQYAFKKSINVELPENFERLSYDEAIDIYGTDKPDLRFEMKMQDAAFMAEIGNFAVFKDALSSGGAVKALVVKGQAEAYSRKKIEELEAAAKIYKAKGLAWIKVTEQGAKFEGGISKFFEGKEKEVCSKLGAEKGDLILFVADKYKIACTALGAVRSKLGKDLGLLNPAEFKFVWIVDFPLFEWNEEENKWDPAHHMFSSPQEKYLATMEENPEPVKGDLYDLVLNGYEVASGSIRIHNPELQKRIFKIVGFDESEAEKKFGFLTEAFKYGAPPHGGIAPGLDRIVMIMAGESSIKEVIAFPKNSFAVSPMDGSPGEVDQKQLDELHLAING, encoded by the coding sequence ATGCAAAGAACCGTAACCTGCGGCGGCTTAAACAAGGATTTTGCAGGAAAAACTGTTGTTTTAAACGGCTGGATTCACCGAAAGAGGGATCACGGCGGTATTACTTTTTTAAATTTACGCGACCGTTACGGTTTGACCCAAGTTGTTGTGGACGATGATGCAAGCGAAGAATTAAAGGCCCTTGCGGTAAGCCTCAAGCAGGAATTTTGTATTGCCGTTGAGGGGCTTGTACGGCTGCGCCCCGATTCCATGATAAACAGGGAAATGGCAACAGGAGAAATCGAGGTTAAGGCATTAAAGATTGAAGTGCTTTCAAAAAGCGAGGTGCTTCCCTTTCAAATTGACGAAAAAACAAACGCAAACGAGGATTTGCGTCTTAAATACAGGTATTTGGATTTGCGCTCAAAGTCTATGCAGGAGCATATTATTTTGCGCTCCAAATTCGCCTTTGCGGTGCGGGAGTTTTTAACCTCAAAAGAATTTTTGGAAATTGAAACGCCGACCTTTATTAAGTCCACGCCGGAGGGCGCGCGCGACTATCTCGTTCCCTCTCGCCTTTACCCCGGAAAATTCTATGCCCTCCCTCAATCTCCGCAAATTTATAAACAGATTTTAATGGTTTCGGGCTTTGATAAATATTTTCAAATTGCGCGCTGCTACCGCGATGAAGACGCCCGCGGCGACAGGCAGCCCGAATTCACTCAAATAGATATTGAAATGAGTTTTGCCTCCCGCGAAGATGTTTTAACTTTGACCGAGGGCATGATGCAGTATGCTTTTAAAAAGAGCATAAATGTTGAGCTTCCTGAAAACTTCGAACGGCTTAGCTATGACGAGGCTATCGATATTTACGGCACGGATAAACCCGATTTGCGTTTTGAAATGAAGATGCAGGACGCCGCCTTTATGGCAGAAATCGGAAACTTTGCGGTTTTTAAAGATGCTCTTTCTTCAGGCGGAGCCGTCAAAGCCTTGGTAGTAAAGGGACAGGCCGAAGCCTACAGCCGCAAAAAGATTGAAGAACTTGAAGCCGCAGCAAAAATATACAAGGCTAAGGGCTTGGCTTGGATTAAGGTAACGGAACAAGGAGCAAAATTCGAAGGAGGTATTTCCAAATTCTTTGAAGGAAAGGAAAAAGAGGTTTGCTCAAAACTCGGAGCCGAAAAGGGAGACTTAATTCTATTTGTAGCCGATAAGTACAAGATTGCCTGCACAGCCTTAGGGGCAGTCAGAAGCAAGCTAGGAAAAGATTTGGGACTTTTAAACCCCGCCGAGTTTAAATTTGTCTGGATTGTAGACTTCCCCCTCTTTGAATGGAACGAGGAAGAAAACAAGTGGGATCCGGCTCATCACATGTTCTCATCTCCTCAGGAAAAATATCTTGCAACGATGGAAGAAAATCCCGAACCCGTAAAAGGCGACCTTTACGACCTGGTTTTAAACGGATATGAGGTAGCATCAGGCTCCATAAGAATCCACAATCCCGAACTTCAAAAGCGTATTTTTAAAATTGTAGGCTTTGATGAAAGCGAGGCAGAAAAGAAATTCGGCTTTTTAACCGAAGCCTTTAAATACGGAGCTCCTCCCCACGGAGGCATTGCTCCCGGTCTTGACCGAATAGTTATGATTATGGCAGGCGAAAGTTCGATAAAAGAAGTAATTGCCTTCCCGAAAAACTCCTTTGCGGTAAGCCCCATGGACGGCAGCCCCGGCGAAGTGGACCAAAAACAGCTGGATGAATTGCATTTGGCAATTAATGGGTAA
- a CDS encoding SIMPL domain-containing protein, with amino-acid sequence MKNSIIKSIRLIGVLYISFILFNACSPAANEARFISVTGRSAILKSPDQVSISFSVFSKDKDLSEAKNKNDVAILKLKELFEKYKIEQKNISIERVNINPRYRYRDNGNEYFDGYEVVQNIAVLLTKIEDYEVFLTDLLNTGVDRIYNVGFSVADMRKLMDEARVTAVKAAEEKANLLCKAASNGGKPLSLGKIISISENPSGMSPRGYTGAYAVQNMKQAYDESSDGNFSPMGQIEVSAEVNIVFELEF; translated from the coding sequence ATGAAAAATTCTATTATCAAAAGTATAAGACTTATCGGAGTTTTATATATAAGTTTTATTTTATTTAATGCATGTAGTCCTGCAGCAAACGAAGCTCGTTTTATAAGCGTTACAGGACGCTCCGCAATTTTAAAATCCCCCGATCAGGTTTCGATTTCGTTTTCGGTTTTTTCAAAGGATAAGGATTTATCTGAAGCAAAAAATAAAAACGATGTTGCTATTTTAAAATTAAAAGAGCTTTTTGAAAAGTATAAAATTGAGCAAAAAAATATCAGTATTGAACGCGTAAATATTAACCCCAGATACAGGTACAGAGACAACGGTAATGAATATTTTGACGGCTACGAGGTTGTCCAAAATATAGCAGTTCTTCTTACAAAAATCGAAGATTACGAAGTTTTTTTAACGGATCTTTTAAACACAGGCGTAGATAGAATTTACAATGTGGGTTTTTCTGTTGCCGACATGAGAAAACTGATGGACGAGGCAAGGGTTACAGCCGTAAAAGCGGCTGAAGAAAAAGCTAACCTCCTTTGTAAGGCGGCTTCTAACGGAGGGAAACCTCTTTCTCTAGGCAAGATAATAAGCATAAGCGAAAACCCGTCAGGAATGTCACCCCGCGGGTATACAGGAGCCTATGCTGTTCAAAACATGAAACAAGCCTACGATGAGTCCTCAGACGGAAATTTTTCGCCTATGGGGCAAATTGAAGTTTCAGCGGAAGTGAATATTGTTTTTGAGTTGGAATTTTAA
- the glgA gene encoding glycogen synthase GlgA produces MKIMMVTSELVPFAKVGGLADAVTALSTALAKKGHDVRIVMPRYYKIDRKNLKQIPGAMAVHLGGYEHWVGVYESVLPSSKVKVYFIDHEQAFGRDGVYGAYFEPDFSDNPKRFSLLAHAAFQVCRKQAWIPDIVHAHDWATGLVPVLLRFTEKNTEFKNTASIFTIHNMGYQGVYSKETFPDTGLDWSDFYNTGFEDWDRINFLKAAIVSSDMLTTVSPTYAEEIKRPEFGFRMDGILRYREKDLTGILNGVDTSIWNPAKDEYIPYRYTSKNLEEKEKNKTVLQERMGLETDPSIPVFGMISRLVDQKGISELFGPMYGSAFKICSDIKLQMVVLGAGEAWCEKELHFLSQRLPNFRCYIGYDEELSHLIEAGSDFFLMPSRYEPCGLNQMYSLLYGTLPIVRKTGGLADTIENYNEETGDGTGFVLEYLSPQSIYDTVGWATYAWYNKKDHIKKMRTKAMGKKFGWTIAAEKYLKVYADAIEKKTSII; encoded by the coding sequence ATGAAAATAATGATGGTCACAAGTGAACTTGTTCCTTTTGCAAAAGTAGGAGGATTGGCTGATGCGGTTACCGCATTATCTACAGCATTAGCAAAAAAAGGGCACGACGTCAGAATCGTAATGCCTCGTTATTATAAGATAGATAGAAAAAACTTAAAACAAATTCCCGGAGCAATGGCCGTTCATCTCGGCGGTTATGAACATTGGGTAGGAGTGTATGAATCTGTTTTGCCTTCTTCAAAGGTAAAGGTTTATTTTATAGACCATGAACAAGCATTCGGAAGAGACGGTGTTTATGGGGCTTATTTTGAACCCGATTTTTCCGATAATCCAAAAAGATTTTCTCTTTTAGCCCATGCCGCCTTCCAAGTTTGTAGAAAACAGGCGTGGATTCCCGACATTGTGCATGCCCATGATTGGGCTACAGGATTAGTGCCCGTACTTTTACGCTTTACCGAAAAAAATACCGAATTTAAAAATACTGCAAGCATTTTTACTATTCATAATATGGGATATCAGGGTGTTTATTCTAAAGAAACTTTCCCCGATACAGGCCTTGATTGGAGCGATTTTTATAATACGGGTTTTGAAGACTGGGATAGAATAAACTTTTTAAAAGCAGCTATTGTTTCATCCGATATGCTTACCACAGTATCTCCTACTTATGCAGAAGAAATCAAACGCCCCGAATTCGGTTTTAGAATGGACGGAATCTTGCGTTACAGAGAAAAAGATTTAACGGGAATTTTAAACGGAGTAGATACCTCAATCTGGAATCCTGCAAAGGATGAATATATTCCCTACAGATATACTTCCAAAAACCTTGAAGAAAAGGAAAAAAATAAGACGGTTTTACAGGAAAGAATGGGACTTGAAACAGATCCGTCCATTCCCGTCTTTGGAATGATAAGCCGATTGGTTGATCAAAAAGGAATTTCCGAGCTTTTCGGTCCAATGTACGGCTCGGCCTTTAAGATATGCTCCGATATAAAACTTCAAATGGTTGTGTTAGGGGCAGGAGAAGCTTGGTGCGAAAAAGAACTTCATTTTCTTTCCCAAAGATTGCCGAACTTTAGGTGTTACATAGGTTATGATGAAGAATTAAGCCATCTAATTGAAGCAGGAAGCGATTTTTTCTTGATGCCCTCAAGATATGAACCTTGCGGCTTGAACCAAATGTATTCTCTTCTTTACGGAACCCTGCCCATAGTCCGAAAAACAGGAGGCCTTGCAGACACGATAGAAAACTACAATGAAGAAACCGGAGATGGAACGGGTTTTGTGCTTGAATACTTGAGCCCTCAAAGCATCTATGATACGGTCGGCTGGGCAACTTATGCATGGTATAATAAAAAAGATCATATAAAAAAGATGAGAACCAAGGCCATGGGTAAAAAGTTCGGATGGACCATAGCTGCGGAAAAATATCTAAAAGTATATGCCGATGCTATTGAAAAAAAAACGTCCATAATATAG
- a CDS encoding DUF2062 domain-containing protein: MIKYVTSFFKAINANAHPGDIAHAAALGLFLAILPKNNLTFTFLFFLSVFIRINKGAFFISFILFGFITPFMDVLINNIGFWAVQLAFLRPVFIALENIPFVALFKLSNTMVLGGIIWGLILYIPVYILTRIITAKYRKYMQPSVGNVKGAGFLGKIPILRHLTKISDIKDNF; the protein is encoded by the coding sequence ATGATAAAATATGTAACTTCATTTTTTAAAGCAATCAATGCAAATGCTCATCCGGGAGATATCGCTCATGCAGCGGCTCTGGGGCTTTTTTTGGCAATATTACCGAAAAATAATTTAACCTTTACTTTTTTATTTTTTTTATCGGTGTTTATCAGAATCAACAAAGGAGCTTTTTTTATATCCTTTATCTTGTTCGGCTTTATAACCCCATTTATGGATGTATTGATAAATAATATCGGCTTTTGGGCAGTTCAACTTGCTTTTTTACGACCCGTTTTTATTGCTTTGGAAAACATTCCCTTTGTAGCTCTTTTTAAGCTTTCAAATACAATGGTCTTGGGCGGCATAATTTGGGGACTTATACTGTATATTCCTGTATACATCTTAACAAGAATTATAACAGCAAAATATCGAAAATATATGCAGCCTTCTGTAGGTAATGTAAAGGGTGCCGGTTTTTTGGGTAAGATACCGATTCTCCGTCACTTAACAAAAATTTCTGATATAAAGGACAACTTTTAA
- a CDS encoding TIGR03545 family protein: MTDKNNETLQKDELKAAKKAAKGAKKLEKVKKLFKKRYTKRALNRKIYKKIFIPADKDFIQGFIVSSIDEKTNKEYFEFDKTKINDKTQLKRINKIALEIGRQKGRVNIPAVLGALACVFAVLFFVYIFRNVLAKKIVVGTSEAAFGAKCEVSLVDFDLFKTRFRIQGYKVANKNQPMRNLFEIKNIDFYFNLLELSRGKFVAENMAIEGFTWNTARKTSGALPPKKQKPVDPNKKPNPITELINDEVKKVQSQISVDSGLKAVQDQIDPRKILEREKAAFKTPEITEKIINSVDPMAQKWIKTKDDVEKQVVDTVEAVQKLIAIDINKINDVKQLQELIEIIQKVVKTGQDDFNLANRLFIDVQNDIKDVDRMARDAGAAVKNDINRLNKIAGQIKSINVDTGKKLIADLINTFIINTLGVYYPYFAQGMALLQNSQKQPKQEKELTLAQKSRAMERLPGNTFIFGKDSVPTFLIRNISLSGHHPEKDVFEIGGTAKAITNDYDKLGAPLTINLNAAHGKLKETAEGIIDLRSYTKELVDTGFTFEGLDMDIPSPADAVPSLTGVLKTGGGVKVSKNKDVVIDANMEIMKSVLTVQKFEPAFVFEIYQNVLSDIKNINVKTLLTINRGERFKLDVDTDVDNQIAAALKKEFARQVEKVKAELIRQGQKWLDEQKENYKKEIDAFMSAANKAKKLLDDVKNYEKILDKKKAEAEKRIKDIAAGKIKDVQNEVKKEAENKVKDIFKGFGF, from the coding sequence ATGACAGATAAAAATAACGAAACATTGCAAAAAGATGAATTAAAAGCCGCCAAGAAGGCTGCCAAAGGAGCTAAAAAGCTCGAAAAGGTAAAAAAACTTTTTAAAAAACGCTACACCAAACGAGCCCTTAATCGAAAAATTTACAAAAAGATCTTTATTCCGGCGGATAAAGATTTTATCCAAGGTTTTATAGTTTCAAGCATTGATGAAAAAACAAATAAAGAATATTTCGAATTCGATAAAACAAAGATAAACGATAAAACTCAACTAAAGCGAATAAACAAAATAGCTTTGGAAATAGGCAGGCAAAAGGGAAGGGTGAATATTCCTGCTGTGTTAGGTGCTTTGGCTTGCGTTTTTGCAGTTTTGTTTTTTGTATATATTTTTAGAAATGTATTGGCAAAAAAAATAGTTGTAGGAACTTCCGAGGCCGCCTTCGGTGCAAAATGCGAGGTTAGCCTTGTAGACTTCGATTTATTTAAAACCCGATTTAGAATTCAAGGATATAAGGTTGCAAACAAAAATCAGCCCATGCGTAATTTATTTGAGATTAAAAATATAGACTTTTATTTTAATCTTTTGGAATTAAGCCGCGGAAAATTTGTTGCAGAAAATATGGCTATAGAAGGTTTTACATGGAATACGGCACGGAAAACCTCAGGAGCCTTACCGCCTAAAAAACAAAAACCTGTCGATCCCAATAAAAAACCTAATCCCATTACCGAACTTATAAATGATGAAGTTAAAAAGGTACAATCGCAAATATCGGTAGACAGCGGTTTAAAAGCCGTTCAAGACCAAATAGATCCGAGAAAAATTCTTGAACGAGAAAAAGCGGCCTTTAAAACTCCGGAAATTACAGAGAAAATAATAAACTCCGTAGACCCGATGGCTCAAAAATGGATTAAGACTAAAGATGATGTAGAAAAGCAAGTTGTAGATACGGTTGAAGCTGTTCAAAAATTAATAGCCATAGATATAAATAAAATTAATGATGTAAAACAGCTGCAAGAGTTAATCGAAATTATTCAAAAAGTGGTTAAAACAGGACAAGATGATTTCAATTTGGCAAACCGCCTTTTTATCGATGTTCAAAACGATATTAAAGATGTTGACCGCATGGCACGGGATGCAGGTGCTGCGGTTAAAAACGATATAAACCGCTTAAATAAAATCGCAGGGCAAATCAAGTCCATAAATGTCGACACCGGAAAAAAACTTATTGCTGATCTTATAAATACCTTTATAATAAATACCCTTGGTGTATATTATCCTTATTTTGCACAAGGAATGGCTCTTTTACAAAATTCACAAAAACAGCCTAAACAAGAAAAAGAGCTTACATTGGCTCAAAAATCAAGGGCTATGGAACGCCTTCCCGGTAATACTTTTATATTCGGAAAAGATTCTGTTCCGACATTTTTAATCCGAAATATTTCGCTTTCGGGTCATCATCCTGAAAAGGATGTATTTGAAATCGGAGGAACCGCAAAGGCTATAACCAACGATTACGACAAACTGGGTGCTCCGCTTACAATCAATTTAAATGCAGCCCATGGAAAATTAAAGGAAACTGCAGAGGGTATAATAGATTTGCGTTCTTATACCAAAGAGCTGGTTGATACGGGCTTTACCTTTGAAGGCTTGGACATGGATATACCTTCGCCTGCAGATGCCGTTCCTTCTCTTACAGGCGTATTAAAAACAGGAGGCGGTGTAAAGGTCTCTAAAAATAAGGATGTGGTTATAGATGCAAATATGGAAATTATGAAAAGCGTTCTTACCGTTCAAAAGTTTGAACCGGCCTTCGTTTTTGAAATCTATCAAAATGTTCTATCCGATATTAAAAATATAAACGTAAAAACTCTTCTTACAATAAATAGGGGTGAAAGATTTAAGCTCGATGTGGATACCGATGTCGATAATCAAATTGCTGCAGCCTTAAAAAAAGAATTTGCAAGGCAGGTTGAAAAGGTAAAAGCTGAGCTTATACGACAGGGGCAAAAATGGCTCGATGAACAAAAAGAAAATTACAAAAAAGAAATAGATGCTTTTATGTCGGCAGCAAATAAGGCTAAAAAACTTCTTGATGACGTAAAAAACTACGAAAAAATATTGGACAAGAAAAAGGCTGAAGCCGAAAAACGCATAAAAGATATTGCTGCTGGCAAGATAAAAGATGTTCAAAATGAGGTAAAAAAAGAAGCCGAGAATAAGGTAAAAGATATCTTTAAAGGATTCGGGTTTTAA
- a CDS encoding NFACT RNA binding domain-containing protein → MSLNNKEIDLILDELKLEGWFIQKISQPSYTTLVFYLYKDKPLTLFISLEAGACRLHSTRKKIPKSDKPMRFMELLKSRIKGGKIIKAEQLNEDRIIRFHIASGVGLFFLYFRIWSGAANIVLTDENDLIIDAFYRRPKRGEISGGTWITPDPQKIKKQDYSVREYDKTKSFNEAVEEWYINNAPRVSKDALLAEAENIYGSKIVRIEKALLRLKAKREEFLNAQSLKNAGDLLFSNLHLIKKGMNFVELEDYTKNGTKISISLDPLKTPQENANLYYEKYKKAVSGLDALEEDILSAEKEIEKLKEKIEKIKTEENPYLIQKILQKEKIPVQQKTKNTKSAPGLKFFCDGWTILVGRTAAENDELLRHFVKGADLWLHTRDYAGGYVFIKARAGKSIPLPVLIKAGNLAVFYSKARKNAQADLYTTQVKYLRRAKNAPKGTVLPAQEKNLSIKLDEKILKQLEEEKISVL, encoded by the coding sequence ATGTCCTTAAACAATAAAGAAATTGACCTCATTCTTGATGAACTAAAATTAGAAGGCTGGTTTATTCAAAAAATAAGTCAGCCCTCTTATACAACCTTAGTTTTTTATCTTTATAAAGATAAACCTTTGACTCTTTTTATTTCTCTTGAAGCCGGTGCATGCAGACTTCATTCTACACGCAAAAAAATTCCTAAATCCGATAAACCGATGCGTTTTATGGAACTTTTGAAATCCCGAATCAAGGGCGGGAAAATCATAAAGGCCGAACAATTAAACGAGGATAGGATTATCCGTTTTCACATTGCAAGCGGGGTGGGGCTGTTTTTTCTGTATTTTAGAATATGGAGCGGGGCCGCAAACATAGTTTTGACCGATGAAAATGATCTTATAATAGACGCATTTTACCGGCGCCCAAAACGAGGAGAGATTTCCGGAGGGACATGGATAACTCCTGATCCGCAAAAAATAAAAAAACAAGATTATTCCGTTCGAGAGTATGATAAAACAAAAAGTTTTAACGAGGCTGTCGAAGAGTGGTATATAAATAATGCTCCTCGAGTTTCTAAAGATGCCTTATTGGCAGAAGCCGAAAATATTTATGGTTCTAAAATTGTAAGAATCGAAAAAGCTCTTTTAAGACTGAAGGCGAAAAGGGAAGAATTTTTAAATGCTCAAAGCTTAAAAAACGCAGGAGATTTGCTTTTTTCAAACCTGCATCTGATAAAAAAAGGAATGAATTTTGTTGAGCTTGAAGATTACACAAAAAACGGCACAAAAATAAGTATCAGCTTGGATCCTTTAAAAACGCCTCAAGAAAATGCGAATCTCTACTACGAAAAATATAAAAAAGCAGTTTCAGGTTTGGATGCCTTGGAAGAAGATATTCTGTCGGCAGAAAAAGAAATAGAAAAACTAAAAGAAAAGATAGAAAAAATTAAAACTGAAGAAAATCCGTATTTAATTCAAAAAATTCTTCAAAAAGAAAAAATCCCTGTTCAGCAAAAAACTAAAAACACAAAATCGGCTCCGGGTTTAAAATTCTTTTGTGACGGTTGGACTATTTTGGTAGGCCGCACGGCCGCCGAAAACGATGAGCTTTTACGGCATTTTGTTAAGGGGGCAGACCTTTGGCTTCATACAAGGGATTATGCAGGCGGCTATGTCTTTATAAAGGCTAGGGCAGGGAAGAGTATCCCATTGCCTGTTTTGATTAAGGCCGGAAACCTTGCTGTCTTTTATTCAAAGGCAAGAAAAAATGCACAAGCCGATCTATATACCACTCAGGTAAAATATCTGCGGAGGGCAAAAAACGCACCCAAAGGAACTGTTCTTCCGGCCCAAGAAAAAAATCTTTCCATAAAATTGGATGAAAAAATCTTAAAACAGTTGGAAGAAGAAAAAATATCGGTTTTATAG
- a CDS encoding metallophosphoesterase, whose translation MNSLEHFDKGIFASPETLKKLKYADSARLILISDTHGNADTIINILCREGKKSDAVLFSGDGLADFLNYITISQYEKELMECMPPVAALVMGNCDSKKYVLNLDAGKTGFGFKKNPEQLLEFFEIIFLEVCGKKILLTHGHEFYVDFELNTLSNFAVKHSCQVCIFGHTHVPMIKEVNGMFFINPGSASRPRMSSNKSYGILTMSKNANPSVEFINL comes from the coding sequence GTGAACTCGTTGGAGCACTTTGATAAAGGAATTTTTGCTTCCCCTGAAACTCTTAAAAAACTAAAATACGCGGACAGTGCCCGTCTTATTTTGATTTCGGATACACACGGTAATGCGGATACGATAATTAATATCTTATGCCGTGAAGGAAAAAAGTCGGATGCTGTGTTGTTTTCGGGAGACGGCCTTGCAGATTTTTTAAATTATATAACAATTTCACAATACGAAAAAGAATTGATGGAATGCATGCCTCCTGTAGCAGCTCTTGTCATGGGGAATTGCGATTCAAAAAAATATGTCTTAAATTTGGATGCGGGAAAAACGGGCTTCGGGTTTAAAAAAAATCCGGAACAGCTTTTGGAATTTTTTGAAATTATTTTTTTGGAAGTATGCGGAAAAAAAATTCTTTTAACGCACGGACACGAATTCTATGTCGACTTTGAACTGAACACTCTTTCAAATTTTGCAGTAAAGCATTCGTGTCAGGTTTGCATTTTTGGGCATACACATGTACCTATGATAAAAGAAGTAAACGGTATGTTTTTTATAAATCCCGGCTCAGCATCAAGACCGCGAATGAGCTCCAATAAAAGTTACGGAATTTTAACAATGAGTAAAAATGCAAATCCCTCAGTAGAATTTATAAACCTATAA
- the miaB gene encoding tRNA (N6-isopentenyl adenosine(37)-C2)-methylthiotransferase MiaB, which translates to MTYFFETYGCQMNQAESSSMEQILLEKKWTAASDAEHCDLLIINTCSVRITAENRVLGRLGHFSGLKKKRKFFVLLIGCMAERLYTEIQEEFPLIDYVVGMFERNLLPQIFDEIEARFKDSSYMAEFASNNIEEKPSSNYYFAPLSHSPKSFQSYVPIMNGCNNFCTYCIVPYVRGREVSRPVNEILHEITELSSRGVREITLLGQNVNSYKGEDGEGSLINFPELLRLIAREADKTDMIRWIRFMSSHPKDMSDALIDTIAAEKRLCKLVHLPVQHGSDAILKKMNRIYTIEHYKNRIKRLKETIPDIALSTDILMGFPGETEDDVKATLDLMHEVEFDSAFMYHYNPREGTRAFNYPDRIPEEIKIERLGRVIDLQLKITAKKMKAKLGKKADILVESHSRNDSSELFGHTEQGEMAVIQGNPPESLIGNFAYAELKELKGKTFRANLI; encoded by the coding sequence ATGACTTACTTTTTTGAAACCTACGGCTGCCAAATGAATCAGGCTGAATCCTCATCAATGGAACAAATTTTACTTGAAAAAAAATGGACAGCTGCATCCGATGCCGAGCACTGCGATTTGCTTATAATCAATACTTGTTCCGTGCGTATAACTGCCGAAAACAGAGTTCTAGGAAGATTAGGACATTTTTCCGGTTTGAAAAAAAAGAGAAAATTTTTTGTGCTTTTGATCGGCTGCATGGCTGAAAGACTTTATACCGAAATACAGGAAGAATTTCCCCTTATCGATTATGTTGTCGGAATGTTTGAGCGGAACCTTCTGCCGCAAATTTTTGATGAAATTGAAGCTAGATTCAAAGATTCAAGCTATATGGCCGAGTTTGCAAGCAACAATATCGAAGAAAAGCCTTCATCCAATTATTATTTTGCTCCTCTTTCTCATTCACCTAAATCTTTTCAAAGCTATGTGCCGATTATGAACGGCTGTAATAATTTTTGCACCTATTGTATCGTGCCCTATGTTCGGGGCAGGGAGGTTTCCCGTCCGGTAAATGAAATCTTGCATGAAATTACCGAACTTTCATCAAGGGGAGTAAGAGAAATTACCCTGCTCGGCCAAAACGTAAACTCATACAAAGGAGAAGACGGGGAGGGGAGTCTGATAAATTTTCCCGAGCTTTTACGCCTTATAGCAAGAGAGGCAGACAAAACCGATATGATAAGATGGATACGCTTTATGTCAAGCCATCCTAAGGATATGTCCGATGCCTTAATCGACACAATCGCTGCAGAAAAAAGACTTTGCAAACTTGTTCATCTTCCTGTCCAGCACGGCTCCGATGCAATTTTAAAAAAAATGAACAGGATTTACACTATAGAACACTATAAAAACAGAATAAAACGTCTAAAAGAAACCATTCCCGACATAGCCTTGAGTACGGATATTTTGATGGGCTTTCCCGGAGAGACTGAAGATGATGTAAAAGCTACATTAGACTTGATGCATGAAGTAGAATTCGATTCAGCCTTTATGTATCATTATAATCCGCGTGAAGGAACAAGGGCCTTTAATTATCCTGACAGAATTCCTGAAGAAATAAAAATAGAAAGACTCGGGCGAGTTATTGACTTACAGCTAAAAATTACGGCAAAAAAGATGAAGGCTAAGCTGGGCAAAAAGGCCGATATCTTGGTTGAATCCCATTCAAGGAATGACAGTTCCGAGCTTTTCGGGCACACCGAACAAGGAGAAATGGCCGTAATCCAAGGCAATCCGCCTGAAAGTTTGATAGGGAATTTTGCCTATGCAGAATTAAAAGAACTAAAAGGGAAAACCTTTAGGGCAAACCTTATATAA